One Diospyros lotus cultivar Yz01 chromosome 1, ASM1463336v1, whole genome shotgun sequence genomic window carries:
- the LOC127805642 gene encoding GABA transporter 1 yields MGTLRPGSIAVHEGGDDHKISTQPAGAANHQKLDAGALFVLKSKGSWIHCGYHLTTSIVAPALLSLPYAFAALGWEAGIMFLVVGALVTFYSYNMISLVLEHHAQLGRRHLRFRDMAHDILGPKWGRWYVGPIQFLVCYGAVVGCTLLGGQCMKAIYLLAKPNGSMKLYEFVVIFGGLMLILAQIPSFHSLRHINMVSLCLSLAYSTCATAASIYIGNSSKGPEKDYSLKGNTDDRVFGIFNAIAIIATTFGNGIIPEIQATLAPPVKGKMFKGLCVCYAVVTVTFFSVAISGYWAFGNKAEGLILSNFLEDGKALVPKWFILMTNAFTIFQLSAVGVVYLQPTNEVFEKTFADPKSGEFSSRNVIPRLLSRSLSVVIATTIAAMLPFFGDINAMIGSFGFIPLDFVLPVVFFNLTFKPSRRSPVFWVNITIAVVFSALGVIASVAAVRQISLDAKTYRLFANV; encoded by the exons atgggcaCTTTGCGACCGGGCTCCATAGCTGTGCATGAAGGGGGAGATGATCATAAGATTAGTACCCAACCAGCAGGAGCAGCCAACCATCAGAAACTGGATGCTGGTGCTCTTTTCGTTCTTAAATCCAAAG GATCATGGATACACTGTGGTTACCACCTGACGACGTCGATCGTTGCTCCGGCGCTGTTGAGTCTGCCGTATGCTTTCGCGGCTCTTGGATGGGAGGCCGGGATCATGTTCCTGGTCGTCGGAGCTCTGGTGACGTTCTATTCCTACAATATGATATCTCTTGTTCTGGAACACCATGCCCAGTTGGGTCGCCGCCATCTCCGTTTCCGCGATATGGCTCACGACATCTTGG ggCCAAAATGGGGACGATGGTACGTGGGTCCAATCCAGTTCCTGGTTTGCTATGGTGCAGTTGTGGGTTGTACTCTTCTTGGAGGACAATGCATGAAG GCAATCTACTTGCTAGCTAAGCCAAATGGATCGATGAAGCTCTATGAATTTGTGGTGATATTTGGAGGTTTGATGCTGATTCTAGCTCAGATTCCCTCCTTCCATTCACTCAGGCACATCAACATGGTTTCCTTGTGTCTCAGCCTTGCCTACAGCACCTGTGCCACTGCTGCTTCCATATATATAG GGAACTCATCCAAGGGGCCAGAAAAAGACTATTCCCTGAAGGGTAACACCGATGACCGCGTCTTTGGAATCTTCAATGCCATTGCCATCATCGCGACAACATTTGGGAATGGAATCATTCCTGAAATCCAG GCTACTCTGGCACCTCCAGTGAAGGGGAAGATGTTCAAAGGACTGTGTGTTTGCTATGCAGTGGTGACAGTGACTTTCTTCAGTGTAGCCATTTCTGGCTACTGGGCATTTGGCAACAAAGCTGAGGGTCTCATCCTTAGCAACTTCCTGGAAGATGGCAAAGCTTTGGTCCCAAAATGGTTCATTCTGATGACCAATGCCTTCACCATCTTCCAACTATCAGCTGTTGGTGTG GTTTATCTGCAGCCCACAAATGAAGTGTTTGAGAAGACTTTTGCAGACCCCAAGAGCGGCGAATTCTCTTCCCGGAATGTCATACCGAGGCTGCTGTCTCGCTCGCTGTCTGTCGTGATAGCAACAACCATCGCGGCGATGCTGCCATTCTTTGGCGACATCAATGCAATGATTGGATCTTTTGGCTTCATCCCGCTTGACTTTGTTCTGCCTGTAGTTTTCTTCAACTTGACGTTTAAGCCATCGCGTCGAAGCCCTGTATTCTGGGTAAATATCACCATTGCTGTAGTTTTCTCAGCATTGGGAGTTATAGCATCAGTTGCAGCAGTTAGGCAGATAAGTCTTGATGCCAAAACTTATCGGTTATTCGCTAATGTCTAG